One Kitasatospora viridis genomic region harbors:
- a CDS encoding IS3 family transposase → MRDPQGRLGFFRPGARPDPATVLKLIDEHQDRFGAEPVLRELHIPASTYYRWRREIHEPCERKRHDAELTEHIRRIHTDSDATYGSPRVHAVLRREGTHVGRKRVERLMRQAGLQGVSPRRPRGFTRRDPAADPAPDLVQRDFTASAPNRLWVADISLIPTGQGPWWLATIRDAFSRRIVGWHTSERADADLVLTALEYALHPEFDSWRAHDHVGFRV, encoded by the coding sequence CTGCGAGATCCTCAAGGCCGCCTCGGCTTTTTTCGCCCAGGAGCTCGACCCGACCCGGCGACGGTACTGAAGCTCATCGACGAGCACCAGGACCGCTTCGGGGCCGAGCCCGTCCTCCGGGAACTGCACATCCCCGCCTCCACCTACTACCGCTGGCGCCGAGAGATCCACGAGCCGTGCGAGCGCAAGCGCCACGACGCCGAACTGACCGAGCACATCCGCCGCATCCACACCGACTCCGACGCGACCTACGGCTCCCCGCGCGTCCACGCCGTCCTACGACGCGAGGGCACCCACGTCGGCCGCAAGCGGGTCGAGCGCCTGATGCGCCAGGCCGGCCTTCAAGGCGTCAGCCCGCGCCGGCCCCGCGGCTTCACCCGCCGCGACCCGGCAGCCGACCCCGCCCCGGACCTGGTCCAGCGCGACTTCACCGCGAGTGCCCCCAACCGGCTGTGGGTCGCCGACATCTCGCTGATCCCCACCGGCCAGGGCCCGTGGTGGCTGGCCACGATCCGCGACGCCTTCTCCCGCCGGATCGTGGGCTGGCACACATCCGAACGAGCGGACGCCGACCTGGTCCTCACCGCATTGGAGTACGCCCTGCACCCCGAGTTCGACAGTTGGCGGGCACACGATCATGTCGGATTTCGGGTGTGA
- a CDS encoding DUF6193 family natural product biosynthesis protein produces MNTQDRTPRHQPPLPARPVLPDLAAARRRGPTHAVDAAWQALHLRWQWHHETHRARPFPALLPLWEAAAAQPRLRRLYPFTSHYTLRFSSTTTFPWTPQAGLIEPLHNGRFTVRSCHPSAVVGEVGNAEDAVALLLDLLPADSDPVVTSGQEDA; encoded by the coding sequence GTGAACACCCAGGACCGGACACCCCGTCACCAGCCGCCCCTGCCGGCCCGCCCGGTGCTGCCGGACCTGGCCGCAGCCCGCCGCCGCGGCCCCACCCACGCCGTCGACGCCGCCTGGCAGGCCCTGCACCTGCGCTGGCAGTGGCACCACGAGACGCACCGGGCCCGCCCGTTCCCCGCCCTCCTCCCCCTCTGGGAAGCCGCCGCCGCCCAACCACGACTGCGCCGGCTGTACCCGTTCACCAGCCACTACACGCTGCGCTTCAGCAGCACCACCACGTTCCCGTGGACCCCACAGGCCGGCCTGATCGAGCCCCTGCACAACGGCCGCTTCACCGTCCGCAGTTGCCACCCCAGCGCGGTAGTCGGCGAGGTCGGGAACGCCGAGGACGCGGTGGCCCTGCTGCTGGACCTGCTGCCCGCCGACTCAGATCCTGTGGTCACCAGCGGGCAGGAGGACGCGTGA
- a CDS encoding VOC family protein, with protein METTWQLVIDCADPQRLARFWAEALGYVPEPAPSGYSTWREYWVAVGVPEEELPVGAGEMAESIVDPAGRGPRVWFQQVPEPKVAKNRLHLDVKVGGGREVPLAVRVQRVGAAVERLTAAGAAVLRITDESDAALYGALLGDPEGNEFCVV; from the coding sequence ATGGAGACGACGTGGCAACTGGTGATCGACTGCGCCGACCCGCAGCGGCTGGCGCGCTTCTGGGCCGAGGCGCTGGGGTACGTGCCCGAGCCGGCGCCGAGCGGGTACTCGACCTGGCGCGAGTACTGGGTGGCCGTGGGCGTGCCCGAGGAGGAACTGCCCGTCGGGGCCGGGGAGATGGCGGAGTCGATCGTCGATCCGGCGGGACGGGGGCCGCGGGTGTGGTTCCAGCAGGTTCCCGAGCCGAAGGTCGCCAAGAACCGGCTGCACCTTGACGTGAAGGTGGGCGGTGGGCGCGAGGTCCCCCTGGCAGTCCGCGTCCAGCGGGTCGGCGCCGCGGTGGAGCGGCTCACCGCGGCCGGTGCCGCCGTGCTGCGGATCACCGACGAGTCGGACGCGGCGCTCTACGGCGCCCTGCTGGGGGACCCCGAGGGGAACGAGTTCTGCGTCGTTTAG
- a CDS encoding NAD(P)-dependent oxidoreductase, translating into MRTPGRSAGRPRDRGRCAGRVGNWTRNSAWNRILFLVRWSVRFGAKSLHEGGMSMKRVAVIGLGAMGAPIARRLLGHGCEVTVWNRSPQRAVALREAGAVVAESAADAVRGAEAVIVMVTDPPALLAVTEGEHGIAAGIGPGAVVIQMSTVSPAAVARLADALPAGTGLLDAPVLGSVAEAASGALRILVGGPPVLAERCLPLLSQLGSPLHVGELGAGTAAKLVANNALFGVLGVLGESLALGGALGLSWEVLHKVLAVTPLAAQAARRRPAIEADEYPARFALALARKDADLVAEVAGEVGAVGAADDGGPGLGLTAAARDWLRDAERAGRADQDYSAVLAHILHAVKKGPQQ; encoded by the coding sequence GTGCGGACTCCAGGCCGGAGCGCCGGCCGCCCCCGGGATCGGGGGAGATGTGCAGGTCGAGTCGGGAACTGGACCAGGAATTCAGCATGGAACCGGATCTTATTTCTGGTCCGGTGGTCCGTTAGGTTCGGGGCCAAGAGTTTGCACGAAGGGGGCATGAGTATGAAACGGGTCGCTGTCATCGGGCTCGGCGCGATGGGTGCGCCGATCGCCCGCCGGCTGCTGGGGCACGGTTGCGAGGTCACCGTCTGGAACCGCTCGCCGCAGCGGGCGGTGGCCCTGCGGGAGGCGGGCGCCGTGGTGGCGGAGAGCGCGGCGGACGCGGTGCGCGGGGCGGAGGCGGTGATCGTGATGGTCACGGACCCGCCGGCGCTGCTGGCGGTGACCGAGGGCGAGCACGGGATCGCCGCTGGGATCGGGCCGGGGGCGGTGGTCATCCAGATGTCGACGGTGTCGCCCGCGGCGGTGGCGCGGCTGGCGGATGCGCTGCCCGCCGGCACGGGACTGCTGGACGCCCCGGTGCTTGGCAGTGTGGCCGAGGCCGCGTCAGGAGCCCTGCGGATCCTGGTGGGTGGCCCGCCGGTGCTGGCCGAACGGTGTCTGCCCCTGCTGTCGCAGCTGGGTTCACCGCTGCACGTCGGGGAGTTGGGGGCCGGCACGGCGGCGAAGCTGGTCGCCAACAACGCGCTCTTCGGTGTGCTGGGCGTGCTGGGCGAGTCCCTCGCGCTGGGCGGGGCACTGGGGCTGTCGTGGGAGGTCCTGCACAAGGTGCTGGCCGTGACGCCGTTGGCGGCGCAGGCCGCGCGTCGACGCCCGGCGATCGAGGCCGACGAGTACCCGGCGCGCTTCGCGCTCGCCCTGGCCCGCAAGGACGCCGACCTCGTCGCCGAGGTGGCGGGTGAGGTCGGCGCGGTTGGTGCGGCCGATGACGGCGGGCCCGGCCTCGGTCTGACCGCCGCGGCCCGGGACTGGCTCCGCGACGCCGAACGCGCGGGGCGCGCCGACCAGGACTACTCGGCCGTGCTGGCCCACATACTTCACGCTGTGAAGAAAGGGCCCCAGCAGTGA
- a CDS encoding barstar family protein, with protein MKYLVVQEDEDGVEQLWGRCAGVEGLFVDPVPPPREILTLRGCSPDGLLSEVLAEPDSSMRSLGDMCVEVWDDEQPVQWWTLVDAVVVARQPHPGDPARYDIVLGAGVRNEESFLELPATPRFELFAGRMVAAASAGRCSAVDGLFKQRADPAPVPMELIGCEATEPVLMGTRRPRRRTPGWADLLVLDRHGAVMASRTVDLAITGARPSVLGDGLEDITLTDGGADRPSPAARPIWAQWYQGPPAAPNLWAPYDSQGRAAWLDLTTRAWRVPAPRPDRSGGDHHLDGRFVTDVPGLHCAIGEALLGPGRYFGREWNAFRDCLCGGFGVAPPFTLTWHDSEVARRALADVVEDPEGQLSYFEEIVRLLEQRGVTVVLR; from the coding sequence GTGAAGTACCTCGTCGTCCAGGAGGACGAGGACGGCGTGGAACAGCTCTGGGGGAGGTGCGCGGGCGTTGAAGGGCTGTTCGTCGACCCGGTCCCGCCGCCACGGGAGATCCTCACCCTGCGCGGATGCAGCCCCGACGGTCTCCTGAGCGAGGTCCTGGCCGAGCCCGACAGCTCGATGCGGAGCCTGGGCGACATGTGCGTCGAGGTCTGGGACGACGAGCAGCCCGTGCAGTGGTGGACTCTCGTCGATGCGGTCGTGGTGGCCCGTCAACCCCACCCCGGCGACCCGGCGCGGTACGACATCGTGCTCGGCGCCGGCGTGAGGAACGAGGAGAGCTTCCTCGAACTGCCAGCGACACCACGCTTCGAGCTCTTCGCGGGACGGATGGTTGCTGCTGCGAGCGCGGGCCGGTGCTCCGCCGTGGACGGTCTGTTCAAGCAGCGAGCGGACCCCGCTCCCGTCCCGATGGAGCTGATCGGCTGCGAGGCCACGGAGCCAGTGCTCATGGGGACTCGGCGACCGCGCCGGCGAACACCGGGCTGGGCCGATCTCCTGGTACTGGATCGCCACGGCGCTGTGATGGCCTCGCGCACCGTCGACCTGGCCATCACCGGAGCGCGCCCGTCCGTGCTCGGCGATGGACTGGAAGACATCACCCTCACCGACGGCGGCGCCGACCGACCATCGCCGGCGGCCCGCCCGATCTGGGCGCAGTGGTACCAGGGCCCGCCGGCCGCCCCCAACCTGTGGGCGCCGTACGACTCGCAGGGCAGGGCCGCGTGGCTCGACCTCACCACCCGTGCCTGGCGGGTGCCCGCGCCCCGACCGGACCGCTCCGGCGGCGACCACCACCTCGACGGCCGGTTCGTCACGGACGTCCCCGGGCTGCACTGCGCGATCGGCGAGGCCCTGCTCGGCCCCGGCCGCTACTTCGGCCGGGAGTGGAACGCCTTCAGGGACTGCCTGTGCGGTGGATTCGGAGTGGCACCGCCCTTCACCCTGACCTGGCACGACTCCGAAGTCGCACGCCGCGCACTGGCGGACGTCGTAGAGGATCCGGAGGGCCAGCTCTCCTACTTCGAGGAGATCGTGCGACTCCTCGAACAGCGCGGCGTCACGGTCGTGCTCCGGTAG
- a CDS encoding IS1634 family transposase: protein MYVRKTQRRNKDGSVVRYVQLATNRRVGGTTQADVLLNLGREDKLDLDSLRRLVASLNRYLGDTDVDVAEPLGVEGGPLEVVASRPLGAVWLLDGLWKLLGIDQALAKVLDARRFRTDVERALFALVANRAVAPDSKRAASEWASRDVVIPGAGEIAEQHAYRAMDLLVGEDTQSAVQEAVFFAAANLLDLEVDLIFFDTTSTYFERDDADTADGALRRYGHSKDHRKDLPQVVIGLAVTREGIPVRCWTWAGNTSDQSVIEQVKADLRAWRLGRVVTVTDSGFSGEANLACLARAGGHYITGVKMREGSAKAAEALARQGRYQHVRDNLRVKEVRLDSDPGRRWIICHNPAEAERDKLRREQQLQAITEELDRIAAARAADAKKARERAAKAGLKRAVMPSDAPHRKAECALRDHPSLGRWLKQSTTGRLSIDRAKAKTEANLDGKYLLATSDPDLTAEDVALGYKNLLEAERAFRTMKSTLYLRPVYHRLDDRIRAHVLLCWLALLLIRVAERRTDLTWRTIRTELQRIHQVTLAGPAGRLEQTTQTTDTHERIFKSCGIPMPAKLSGLTTAE, encoded by the coding sequence ATGTACGTGCGGAAGACCCAGCGGCGGAACAAGGACGGCAGCGTTGTTCGGTACGTGCAGCTGGCCACGAACCGGCGGGTGGGCGGCACGACGCAGGCTGACGTGCTGCTCAACCTCGGGCGGGAGGACAAGCTTGATTTGGACTCCCTGCGGCGTCTGGTCGCGTCCTTGAACCGCTACCTCGGCGACACGGACGTGGACGTCGCCGAGCCGCTGGGCGTCGAGGGTGGCCCGCTGGAGGTGGTGGCCTCCCGCCCGCTCGGTGCGGTCTGGCTGCTGGACGGCCTGTGGAAGCTGCTGGGCATCGACCAGGCCCTGGCCAAGGTGCTGGACGCGCGCCGGTTTCGCACGGACGTGGAGCGGGCGCTGTTCGCGCTGGTCGCCAACCGGGCGGTGGCACCGGACTCCAAGCGGGCCGCGAGTGAGTGGGCGAGTCGGGACGTGGTGATCCCCGGCGCGGGTGAGATCGCCGAACAGCACGCCTACCGGGCCATGGATCTGCTCGTCGGCGAAGACACCCAATCCGCCGTGCAGGAAGCGGTGTTCTTCGCCGCGGCGAACCTCCTCGACCTAGAGGTCGACCTGATCTTCTTCGACACCACCAGCACCTACTTCGAACGCGACGACGCCGACACCGCGGACGGGGCCCTTCGCCGCTACGGGCACTCCAAGGACCACCGCAAGGACCTCCCGCAGGTCGTGATCGGCCTGGCCGTCACTCGCGAGGGCATCCCGGTCCGCTGCTGGACCTGGGCCGGGAACACGAGCGACCAGAGCGTGATCGAGCAGGTCAAAGCCGATCTGCGGGCCTGGCGCCTGGGCCGGGTGGTCACCGTCACCGACTCCGGCTTCTCCGGCGAGGCCAACCTCGCCTGCCTCGCCCGCGCCGGCGGGCACTACATCACCGGCGTCAAGATGCGCGAAGGCTCCGCAAAAGCTGCCGAGGCCCTCGCCAGGCAGGGCCGCTACCAGCACGTCCGGGACAACCTGCGGGTCAAGGAGGTCCGCCTGGACTCCGATCCCGGCAGACGCTGGATCATCTGCCACAACCCCGCCGAAGCCGAACGGGACAAGCTTCGGCGCGAGCAGCAACTCCAGGCGATCACCGAAGAACTCGACCGGATCGCCGCCGCCCGCGCGGCGGACGCCAAGAAGGCCAGGGAGCGCGCCGCCAAGGCCGGCCTCAAGCGAGCCGTCATGCCGTCCGACGCGCCCCACCGCAAGGCCGAGTGCGCACTGCGGGACCACCCCTCCCTCGGCCGCTGGCTCAAGCAGTCCACGACCGGCCGACTGTCCATCGACCGCGCCAAGGCCAAGACCGAGGCCAACCTCGACGGGAAGTACCTGCTGGCCACGTCCGACCCGGACCTGACGGCCGAGGATGTCGCACTCGGCTACAAGAACCTCCTGGAAGCCGAACGAGCCTTCCGCACCATGAAGTCGACCTTGTATCTGCGGCCGGTCTACCACCGCCTCGACGACCGCATCCGCGCTCACGTCCTGCTCTGCTGGCTCGCGCTGCTACTGATCCGCGTCGCCGAACGCCGCACCGACCTCACCTGGCGGACCATCAGAACCGAACTGCAGCGCATCCATCAGGTCACCCTCGCCGGGCCCGCCGGACGGCTCGAACAGACCACCCAGACCACCGACACCCACGAGCGGATCTTCAAGAGCTGCGGCATCCCGATGCCGGCAAAGTTGAGCGGCCTCACCACCGCCGAATAG
- a CDS encoding PLP-dependent aminotransferase family protein translates to MLNSWSSSRLDLHISPDPGGGRRSGLESALRTAIRGGRLPAGTLLPSTRGLAQELGLSRGTVSAAYDQLVEEGLLTTRPGSGTRVADLPQAAQAPARPAPAPTAPSHDLRPGLPDVSAFPTRAWLAATRRVLTHARPEVFGGGDPQGRIELRTALADYLGRTRGVITTPDRIVITSGYYQGLGLLGGVLAASGTRTAAVEDPGHNLFREVVQRSGLTTLALPVDAHGARTDELTQRTGAAFLTPSHQYPTGVPLHPTRRQTLCAWARSTGGLIVEDDYDGEYRYDRQPVGALQGIAPDRVVYCGTASKTLGPALRLAWLVLPPHLVQPVLRAKQQADLYTETLGQLVLADLITTHAYDRHIRAARLRYRRRRELLLGRLAAHPGLTAHGVPAGLHTLVTLPPDGPTEDHLLAECARSGVALRGLTELHHARADRPQGLLIGFAASSERAYPAALDALFGVLASTA, encoded by the coding sequence ATGCTGAATTCCTGGTCCAGTTCCCGACTCGACCTGCACATCTCCCCCGATCCCGGGGGCGGCCGGCGCTCCGGCCTGGAGTCCGCACTCCGAACCGCGATCCGCGGGGGTCGCCTGCCCGCCGGGACCCTCCTGCCGTCCACCCGCGGCCTGGCCCAGGAGCTCGGACTCTCCCGCGGCACCGTCAGCGCCGCCTACGACCAACTGGTCGAGGAGGGCCTGCTGACCACCCGTCCGGGATCGGGCACCAGAGTGGCCGACCTACCGCAAGCGGCCCAGGCCCCCGCACGCCCCGCGCCCGCGCCGACCGCCCCCAGCCACGACCTTCGCCCCGGCCTGCCCGACGTCAGCGCCTTCCCCACCCGGGCCTGGCTCGCCGCCACCCGCCGCGTGCTCACCCACGCCCGCCCCGAGGTCTTCGGCGGCGGAGACCCCCAGGGCCGGATCGAGCTGCGCACCGCCCTCGCCGACTACCTGGGCCGCACCCGCGGCGTGATCACGACGCCGGACCGCATCGTGATCACCTCCGGCTACTACCAGGGCCTGGGCCTGCTCGGTGGCGTACTGGCCGCGTCCGGCACCCGCACGGCGGCCGTGGAGGACCCGGGCCACAACCTCTTCCGCGAGGTCGTCCAGCGCTCCGGGCTCACCACCCTCGCCCTGCCCGTCGACGCCCACGGCGCCCGCACCGACGAGCTGACCCAGCGCACGGGAGCGGCCTTCCTCACCCCCTCGCACCAGTACCCGACCGGCGTCCCGCTGCATCCGACCCGCCGTCAGACGCTCTGCGCCTGGGCCCGCTCCACCGGCGGCCTGATCGTCGAGGACGACTACGACGGCGAATACCGCTACGACCGCCAGCCCGTCGGCGCCCTCCAGGGCATCGCACCCGACCGGGTCGTCTACTGCGGCACCGCGTCCAAGACCCTCGGCCCCGCCCTGCGCCTGGCCTGGCTGGTGCTACCGCCCCACCTGGTGCAACCGGTGCTGCGGGCCAAGCAGCAAGCCGACCTGTACACCGAGACCCTGGGCCAACTCGTCCTCGCCGACCTGATCACCACGCACGCCTACGACCGCCACATCCGCGCCGCCCGCCTGCGCTACCGCCGACGCCGCGAACTCCTCCTCGGCCGCCTGGCCGCCCACCCCGGCCTCACCGCCCACGGCGTACCCGCCGGCCTGCACACCCTCGTCACCCTCCCACCCGACGGCCCCACCGAAGACCACCTGCTCGCCGAATGCGCCCGCTCCGGCGTCGCCTTGCGCGGCCTCACCGAACTCCACCACGCCCGCGCCGACCGCCCCCAGGGCCTGCTGATCGGCTTCGCCGCCTCCTCCGAGCGCGCCTACCCGGCGGCCCTGGACGCCTTGTTCGGCGTCCTGGCCTCAACCGCATGA
- a CDS encoding MgtC/SapB family protein — protein MSGVYEPFGEGWTQAAEFGIALVLSGAIGLEREIRQKAAGLRTYTVVGLGAALFTLISKYGFTDVLRSGLVQVDPSRMAAQIVSGLGFIGAGVIFVQRGSVRGLTTAATIWLTAAIGSAAAAGLPVLALLATGAYFLLAYGLRPLAHRLPQLGSVPATYRITYRAGMGLLRELLAEVTRGGFTIVELSTLSSSSRELEPTHQATAEVSLSVLGRGDQDTLTTRLANISGVLACSRSSQPDE, from the coding sequence ATGAGCGGGGTCTACGAGCCGTTCGGGGAGGGGTGGACGCAGGCGGCCGAGTTCGGGATCGCGCTGGTGCTGTCGGGTGCCATCGGGTTGGAGCGCGAGATCCGGCAGAAGGCGGCGGGCCTGCGCACGTACACCGTCGTCGGGCTCGGCGCGGCGCTGTTCACGCTGATCAGCAAGTACGGGTTCACCGATGTGCTGCGGTCGGGCCTGGTGCAGGTGGACCCGTCGCGGATGGCCGCGCAGATCGTGTCGGGGCTCGGGTTCATCGGGGCCGGGGTGATCTTCGTCCAGCGCGGCTCGGTCCGCGGGCTGACCACGGCCGCGACAATCTGGCTCACCGCGGCGATCGGGTCGGCCGCTGCGGCCGGGCTGCCCGTGCTGGCGCTGCTGGCCACCGGCGCGTACTTCCTGCTCGCCTACGGTCTGCGGCCGTTGGCGCACCGGCTGCCGCAGTTGGGCTCCGTCCCGGCCACTTACCGGATCACCTACCGGGCGGGCATGGGGCTGCTGCGCGAGTTGCTCGCCGAGGTCACGCGCGGCGGGTTCACCATCGTCGAGCTGAGCACCCTGTCCTCGTCCTCCCGGGAGCTGGAGCCGACGCACCAGGCGACCGCCGAGGTGTCCCTGTCCGTCCTCGGGCGGGGCGACCAGGACACGCTGACCACACGGCTGGCGAACATCTCCGGGGTACTGGCCTGCAGCCGGTCCAGCCAGCCGGACGAATGA
- a CDS encoding transposase, producing the protein MAAPMKYPPELRQRAVAAYRSADPKPVIRQMARDLGVHHEALRNWIRQDEADRGEREDRLTTVEKEELAQLRKENAELRRSCEILKAASAFFAQELDPTRRRY; encoded by the coding sequence ATGGCTGCACCGATGAAGTACCCGCCCGAGTTGCGGCAGCGTGCTGTTGCCGCGTACCGCTCAGCCGACCCGAAGCCGGTGATCCGTCAGATGGCCCGCGATCTGGGCGTGCACCACGAGGCCCTGCGCAACTGGATCCGCCAGGACGAAGCAGACCGGGGCGAGCGCGAGGACCGGCTGACCACCGTCGAGAAGGAGGAACTGGCCCAACTACGCAAGGAGAACGCCGAGCTGCGCCGGTCCTGCGAGATCCTCAAGGCCGCCTCGGCTTTTTTCGCCCAGGAGCTCGACCCGACCCGGCGACGGTACTGA
- a CDS encoding GNAT family N-acetyltransferase, with protein MPDAVGPFAEYQPEPGERAERAKVDIVLAVAADVLPIARVQSDVRGNTPEYWAERVARRVSAGAGELVVVARVDGDTAGYGTASLLPEHEDGAPAGWYLSGVTVAHAWRRKGIGRALTEWRMAWLRERDAEVWCFVSARNPASIDLHRALGFTEERRGPSFQGVTFGGGEGVLLVARA; from the coding sequence ATGCCGGATGCCGTGGGACCGTTCGCCGAGTACCAACCCGAGCCGGGCGAGCGCGCCGAGCGGGCGAAGGTGGACATCGTCCTGGCGGTGGCCGCCGACGTGCTGCCGATCGCCCGGGTGCAGTCGGACGTGCGCGGGAACACGCCCGAGTACTGGGCCGAGCGGGTAGCCCGCCGGGTCTCCGCCGGCGCGGGCGAACTCGTGGTGGTGGCCCGGGTCGACGGCGACACGGCCGGCTACGGCACGGCGTCCCTGCTGCCCGAGCACGAGGACGGCGCCCCGGCCGGCTGGTACCTCAGCGGCGTGACCGTCGCCCACGCCTGGCGCCGCAAGGGCATCGGCCGCGCCCTCACCGAGTGGCGGATGGCCTGGCTGCGCGAACGCGATGCAGAGGTCTGGTGTTTCGTCTCAGCGCGAAACCCCGCCTCGATCGACCTCCACCGCGCACTCGGCTTCACCGAGGAACGGCGCGGCCCGTCCTTCCAGGGCGTCACCTTCGGCGGCGGCGAGGGCGTCCTGCTGGTGGCCCGCGCCTGA
- a CDS encoding IS3 family transposase, with translation MPANCRSRVHGRPIEPGKLIHHSDRGCQYTSVKLTTRLLKAGIEPSMGSVGDSFDNALAENFWSVLKTECVRRTTFETRTDADLALFAYIDGWYNTRRIQKRLDWLSPDEYETKYYADQATTEPMTIGPPTPVLTS, from the coding sequence GTGCCCGCCAACTGTCGAAGCCGGGTGCACGGCCGCCCCATCGAGCCCGGGAAGCTGATCCACCACAGTGACCGTGGCTGCCAGTACACGTCCGTCAAGCTCACAACTCGTCTGCTGAAGGCAGGAATCGAGCCGAGCATGGGAAGCGTGGGCGACTCGTTCGACAATGCCCTCGCGGAGAACTTCTGGAGCGTCCTGAAGACCGAGTGCGTGCGCCGCACGACTTTCGAGACCCGCACCGACGCCGACCTCGCCCTGTTCGCCTACATCGACGGCTGGTACAACACCCGCCGCATCCAGAAGCGACTCGACTGGCTCAGCCCGGACGAGTACGAGACGAAGTACTACGCCGACCAGGCGACGACCGAACCGATGACAATCGGACCACCCACACCCGTTCTGACCAGCTAA
- the tgmC gene encoding ATP-grasp peptide maturase system methyltransferase, translated as MSTSDQLRSALADRLAEDGALAEPEWRSAAVAVPRELFTGSYFLPVAGSVPTGYRPVREGDPGWLEGVYSDETLITQLDGRVRPDDVTEDAVTGSPSSSSTLPSLVLRMWQQLGAEAGHRVLEIGTGTGYSTALGAHRLGDANLTSIEYDPVVGGAAATALKAAGYAPRLIIGDGLRGDPEGGRYDRLIATCSVRYVPLPWLHQVKPGGKILATISGWSYANALALLDVTGPGEARGRFLPGYTSFMIARPHDRPPRPMLALLPGDERPSRIDPAKLDDWTGGWVAQLAAPSAERMGAGAEQILWDVSTGSQARTTADPDGGWTVIQRGPVRLWDRVERAVQRWQDANEPHQEQFGITVSTARQRVWLGTEDGPGWDLPI; from the coding sequence GTGAGCACATCGGATCAGCTCCGCAGCGCCCTGGCGGACAGGCTCGCCGAGGACGGCGCCCTCGCCGAGCCCGAGTGGCGCAGCGCGGCCGTCGCGGTTCCCCGCGAGCTGTTCACGGGGTCGTACTTCCTGCCGGTGGCGGGCAGCGTCCCCACCGGCTACCGGCCTGTCCGGGAGGGCGATCCCGGGTGGCTGGAGGGGGTCTACTCCGACGAGACGCTGATCACCCAACTGGACGGCCGGGTCAGGCCCGACGACGTGACCGAGGATGCCGTGACCGGTTCCCCGTCGTCCTCGTCCACCCTGCCGTCGCTGGTGCTGCGGATGTGGCAGCAGCTCGGCGCGGAGGCAGGTCACCGGGTGCTGGAGATCGGGACCGGAACCGGATACTCGACCGCCCTCGGCGCGCACCGCCTCGGGGACGCCAACCTGACCAGCATCGAGTACGACCCGGTGGTCGGCGGGGCTGCTGCCACGGCGCTCAAGGCGGCCGGTTACGCGCCTCGCCTGATCATCGGTGACGGGCTGCGCGGCGACCCGGAGGGCGGGCGCTATGACCGGCTCATCGCCACCTGCTCGGTCCGGTACGTCCCGCTGCCGTGGCTGCACCAGGTGAAGCCCGGCGGAAAGATCCTGGCCACCATCTCCGGGTGGAGTTACGCCAACGCCCTCGCTCTGCTCGACGTGACCGGCCCCGGAGAGGCCAGGGGTCGCTTCCTCCCCGGCTACACCAGTTTCATGATCGCCCGGCCGCACGACCGGCCGCCCCGTCCGATGCTGGCCCTCCTGCCCGGAGACGAGCGTCCGAGCCGGATCGACCCCGCGAAACTCGATGACTGGACCGGCGGTTGGGTAGCGCAGCTCGCCGCACCCTCGGCCGAGCGCATGGGGGCGGGGGCGGAGCAGATCCTCTGGGACGTGTCCACCGGTTCACAGGCCCGCACGACCGCCGACCCCGATGGCGGGTGGACCGTCATCCAGCGCGGTCCCGTTCGTCTCTGGGATCGGGTGGAACGGGCCGTGCAGCGCTGGCAGGACGCCAACGAGCCCCACCAGGAGCAGTTCGGGATCACGGTCTCCACTGCCCGTCAGCGCGTGTGGCTGGGCACCGAGGACGGCCCCGGGTGGGACCTGCCGATCTGA